Genomic DNA from Candidatus Aenigmatarchaeota archaeon:
ATTTTTTCTGTTTTTAAGTTCTATCAGATTTTTTTCTTCCTTTTCCAATTTTTCCAATTTTTTCTCTAAAATTGATTTATTCTCCCTCATCTCAACTATTTTCTTAAATAAAATTTCTTTCTCATCCAATAAATTTTCAATCTCCCTTTCCAGTTCATGAACCATTTTTTTAGAATTTTCAAGATCTTGAGAATCTATTAGATTTTTAATTGTTCTTTTTATGTCGAAGATCCTGTTTCCAAGAGTTACTACACCTGATCTAACTTTTTCAAATCTATCTATCATAAGTAAATTGTCTATTTTTTTCATTCTTTCTCCTCGAGGCAACCTGAGAAAATAGTCTATTTCATTCTGTTCCGAGTAGACAACTCTTGAAAAAAGATCATAATTTATTTTCAACAATTTCTCAACAACTTCAGTTATTTTCTGACTGCTAGGTGAATCTATCAATTGATCTTCTTTTCTTATTTCACAATATGTTGTCCCTTTGTTTCTCTCAATCACTCTCATCACAGAGTACCTTTTACCATCAACAACAAAATCAACAACAATCTCTGAATGATCCATAACCCTTGGTTTATTCATTATCAGGTCCTCCAGTTTGAGTTTCCTCGATTGCAGATCGGGAAAAGTCCCAAAAAGACCAAAACATATCGCATTCATGACTGATGATTTACCAGACCCGATTGGCCCCACTAGTACATTTATCCCCGGTGAGAATTCAAGGGTTGAATCTAAATGGGACCTCCAGTTTTTTATTTGAACCCTCTCTATCAATCAACCACCCAGAGTTTTTTGTTTATTTAATAATATGTTGAAAGCTATATCGATTTTATCTTCCGATAAAATAGAAAAAAGATACTCTGGATTAAATTCACCATTGAATTTCATTTCACTCAAATTATCCATCAGAATCTTCATTCCCATCTCTTCAATGGAAAGTTTTTCTTCCCTTATTTTACCTAATATTTCAATTTTTTTATCCAATTTCCCTTCCTCAAATTTCTTTTGTATGCTAAAAATGCAGAACTTACCATATTTTTTTATTATATCTGAGATGTCCTTGTCTATTAAGTTGATTTTTTTCCCTTGTATTTTTATTTTTATTATAGGTTTTTTATCTAATTTTTCTTTCAAGATTTCATCAAGATCCTTTTTAATTTTACCGATATATTCTTTGTCGGCGTCAAATTCAATTAAAAATATTTTCCTACTTTTTTCAATTTGAATGAAATCGAATTTTTTTTCAGGTAATTTTAGTTTATAAAAACCCTTTGGATTTTTTAATTCTTCATCCTTTAATTGAGTTATTATAGTGCTACCTGGCATTAAAAGATCGGTCTCTCCTATACTTGTTTTATGCGGGCTGTGGATGTGACCATTTATTATAAGATCAAAACCTTCTGGGAGATTGTTTAAAGAAAGAGAAGGTGGATCTAGGGGGGAATATATATATGGTTCTATACTCTGATGTATTAATAGTATGTTATAGCAATCCTCTATTGGCTTAGGATTCCATTTATCCAAAATATCCTTTGCATATCTTTCGGGAACACCTGACATACCCTGTATTGCTACCTTTATACCATTCTTTTCCAAAACAACCCCATTACAATGTAGATGTATTAGAAAACCTGTCTCCTCAAGGGCCTGAATAGCATTCCCCTGATCCCTCCCCATTCTCTCATGGGTACCATGGATTGCTATTATCGGTGTCCTGTTTAATGTTATTTGTGATATTTTCTTGATGCCCTTACCAATTGTATTAACAATTTTTACATTCTTGTTTTCTGTTAATATTGGAATCGAAAGTGTTTCAAATGCCTTTTTCCATACTTCGGTTGTAGGGATTCTTGAATCAAAAAGATCCCCAGCTATTAAAATAATATCTGAATCACCGGATTTCAATAAGACTTCTTTTGCATTCTCGAAACTATCCTCTCCTATTTCTGTATTTAATGAGTAGCCAAAATGGAAGTCGGAAGTTATTGTTATCCTCATGCTATAAATATCTAAGTTAAAGTATTTTACTTACTTTTGATTTATTAAAAAAATCAATTTAAGTTTGCAATTATCTAAACTTCTAATATTGGGTGGTTTTCATCTCTCTAAAAGAAATGGGAAAAAGCATAAGCGACCTTATGGGGAAGATACTAACACGGACTACTGTGGATAGAGATTCGGTTGAGGCATTAATAAAAGGTCTACAGAGAATACTTCTGCAAAATGATGTCGAAGTAAGTTTAGTTTACAAACTCTCGCAGAATATTAGGGAAAGGTCCTTGAAATCAAAAATACCTGAAGGTTTGACCTTGAGGGAGCATGTAACAAAGGTTATATACGAGGAGATAGTCAATCTTTTGGGAGAACAGCAAGAAACATTAATCGGGAAAAAAAGGATAATGCTTGTTGGTTTGTTTGGTTCTGGAAAGACCACCACTGCAGCCAAGTTAGCCAAATATCTACAGAAGCAGGGATTAAAAGTTGGATTGATAGCTGCTGACTATCACAGGCCAGCTGCACCTCAACAACTTAAACAATTGGGAGATCAGATAAATGTGCCGGTGTATTATTCCGATAAAAAGGATCCATTTGAGGCCCTGAAATCAGGTCTCTCAAAATTCCACAAGCTTGACTCTATTATAATAGATACTGCTGGCAGGGATGCTCTTGATGAGGAGTTGGCAAAGGAATTAAGGAAGATGTATGAGATAGCAAAACCTGATGAAGTTCTCCTTGTCATACCTGCCGATATAGGAAGGATAGCCGGAAAACAGGCAACAGAATTTCACAAACTTGCAAACATAAGTGGAGTTATAATAACAAAGACTGATGGGACAGCAAAAGGTGGTGGTGCTCTTTCAGCATGCTCAGCCACGGCGGCAAAAGTTAAGTTCATAGGTACCGGAGAAAAATTGGATGATTTTGAAGCCTATGATCCAGTGAGATTTGTTTCAAAACTATTGGGAATGGGAGATTTACAAGGTTTGCTGGAAAAATCAAAACAATTGGATGTCAAGGAAGATGATGTCAACAAGATACTTTCTGGTAAATTCACACTTGAAGATTTCTATAATCAAATATCCGGCCTGCAAAAAATGGGCCCATTGGACCAGATCTTGGAAATGATACCAGGGATGGGTCACGCGATTCCGGAGGATTTAATCAAGATACAGAAGGAGAAGTTGAAGAAGTATAAATATATCATAGATTCCATGACCAAAGAGGAAAAAACAGGTGAAGTTGAGATCCATTCCTCAAGGATAAAAAGGATAGCCAGAGGGGCAGGGGTCAGGGAAAGTGAGGTCAGGGAACTCCTTAAACAATATAAACAAAGTAAAAAACTTATCAAGAAGTTGGGTGGAATATCTGGGATGAAAAGGGGGAATCTTGAAAGGTTAGCAAAAAGATTGGGTATCAAGATATAAGTGATTTAATGGATGTTAAAGAAAAACTGCTAACAATACTGAAGGAAGGTTTTGTGTGTGATAATTGCTTGGGGAGACAATTTGGGCAGCTTCTATCTGGATTTTCCAATGAAGAAAGGGGAAAAATACTCAGGTTTTATGCTGGTATGCTCGTTGATTCTGGGGAAGATGTGAAAATAGACCAATCAAATCTTTATGGTCTTAAGTTTCACAATATAAAAATTGGGGTAAAAAAGCATGGAAAATGTTATATTTGCGGGGACATCTTCAATGATATTAAAAAGGGTGTTGAACCAATTTTAAAGGAATTGAAAAGGTATGAATTTGACACATTCCTCATCGGGACAAAACTTCCAGGAAAATTGATGTTAAAAGAACAAAAGTTATGGGAAAAGGTAGGGGTAGACTGGTGTGAGACTTTAAGATCAGAGATAAACAGGATTCTTGGAAAGGAAGTTGAAAAACTCACAAAAAAGAGGATGGATAGATTGATGCCAGATATTGTTGTATTGTATGATTTGGAAACTGGAAAGGTGGAATTGAATGTAAGGTCAATATACATATATGGAAAATACCAGAAACTCGTGAGAAACATACCACAAACAACATGGAAAAGGAGGGTTTATCCTGTTGCTGTTCAAGACATAATAGCAAAACCATTCATGATGCAAACAAGAGCTGAAGCCCATCGGTTGCACGGGGCTGGTAGGGAGGATGTGGATGTCAGATGCCTTGGATGGAGACCTTTTGTCCTGGAGTTGATAAAACCAAGGAAGAGGGGAATAAAATTGACTGAAGGACGAAAGATGATAAACAAATCAAAAAAAGTCAAGGTCAAAGACCTGAAAATAGTTGATAGAAAGATGGTAACAAGGGTCAAATCTATAAAACCCGACAAGGTTTACAGATGTGTTGTTGAGTTTGAAAAGCCATTGGAAAATCTGGAAGAGATTAAAAAATTGGAAAACTCTATCATAGTCCAGCAAACCCCCAGAAGGGTCTTGGGAAGAAGGGTTGACACCACTAGAAAAAAGAAGATAAAGGAGATAAAATACAGGGTCTTGGGAAAAAAGAGGTTGGAAATAGTTGTAAGAACACAGGCAGGTACCTATGTCAAGGAACTTATACATGGGGACAATGGCAGGACAAACCCAAACATCCAAGACTTAATAAACAATAAAGTTAAAAGTATAAAGTTAGATGTTATTAAAATATGTGATTGAATGACTCACAAACCAACAGGCCCACAGGCAAAGACAAGAAGTCTGTTTTCAAGAAGGTCTAGGGAAAAGACGACCGTGAATAAAATGTTAGAAGAGTTTGAGATAGGAAGAAGGGTGCTTATAAAAATAGATCCTTCTGTACAAAAAGGAAGGCCATTCAGGAGGTTTTACGGAAAATCTGGGGTTATTGTTGGGAAAAGGGGTAATTCTTACATAGTCAAGATTAAAGATGGGAACAAGGAAAAGGAGGTAATTTCACTTCCAGTGCATTTAAGGTCGATTTAATGGAGGAAATAATAGAGGAAAAATTGCTGACAAACCCAGAGGCCGAGGAAATATTGGCAGAAAGAAAGAAGGAAATTGAACTTGGGTTTGAGCAGAAGAATACTTTGGATTATCTTAAGAAATACAACAAAACTACCGCGAATAAAGCTAGGAAAATGATTGAAGAATTGTCAAAGATACCAAAATTAAGGGAAAGAGATGTGATAAAAATAGTCAATCTAATGCCAGAAGATTTGGATGACCTAAGGCTTGTCATGGAAAAAGAGTATACAAACCTTACTGAAGAAGAGAAAAAACTTATTCTTGAAATTGTAAATAGTTAATCAATAATGGTGAGTTTGTGAAGGATGAATATATAATAGTCCTAGATTTTTTACCAATGGGTCATCCTGGAAGCAGGAAATCTGAACCCATTGTTCAGGGAATAGGAGAAGAGTATCTAAACCTTTTGGAGGTTGTTGTGAAGGACGGTGTTACCGCAAAGGCTGGGGATAGGTTGTACATAGGCGAGAAGGATAGGGACAAGGTCAAGTATATTAAAGGAAAGATAAAGTATGATGAATTAACTGGGTATGCAAAGAATGAGTTGGAGTATGTCTTGGAGGGGATAATTGAGAGGAATGAGAAGAAGTTTGTGGATTTCTTCAATGATGCAAAACCAGTGACAACAAGATTGCATTCTTTGGAACTTCTTCAGGGGATAGGAAAGAAGCATATGTGGGCTATAATTAAAGGAAGGAGAAGTAAGAGGTTTGAAAGCTTTAAGGAATTGAGGGAAAGAGTAGAAATGCTGCCTGATCCTAAGAAGATGATCAAGAATAGGATAATTGATGAGTTGAAGGAAAAGGATAGGCATAGGTTGTTTGTTAAGTAGGTTTTTGGATTTATTTTTTCACTTAATAGTGGTATTATTTAAGTTTAACTGTCAATTATTTTTTCATGAAAGTTAAGGTTTATTTGCCTGATGGAGAGAGAGAGGTTAAGGTCTATCAACCAAGAACACCGTTAAGTGACGGATTACCTAGATTGGATGGGAGTATAGTAGATGGAACTCAACCTGGGAATGAAACACCTTATCCATTAGTTCTTGTTAGGATAAGGGAAAGAGTAGAAACCCCCCAACTCGAATCACCATCACAATTACCTAGAAGAAGTTTGAAGTGGAGAGGTCAACCTGGATCCACAAAGAGAAGATATGGAAGGCCTACGGATGATCAAGGTCCTAAAGCAAGGTGGATGGTCATGGAGAAAATATATCCTGTAAATGGATATGAGGTTGTTAGATATCCAAATGGTTTAGGATTATATGCCTTATATGGGGATGGAAATGAAGAAAGAGAATTGGTAGCTTATAGAAATACTTTTTCTGGTGGATTAAGATTATTGCAACATGTTCCAAGGGAAGTTTTAGAAGCGAGCGGTCTTTTTTAATTAAGAGATAGTTTATTCAATTAATCTATTTTTTAAAAAAAGGAAAGAGGGTAAAACTTTA
This window encodes:
- a CDS encoding DNA repair exonuclease, which encodes MRITITSDFHFGYSLNTEIGEDSFENAKEVLLKSGDSDIILIAGDLFDSRIPTTEVWKKAFETLSIPILTENKNVKIVNTIGKGIKKISQITLNRTPIIAIHGTHERMGRDQGNAIQALEETGFLIHLHCNGVVLEKNGIKVAIQGMSGVPERYAKDILDKWNPKPIEDCYNILLIHQSIEPYIYSPLDPPSLSLNNLPEGFDLIINGHIHSPHKTSIGETDLLMPGSTIITQLKDEELKNPKGFYKLKLPEKKFDFIQIEKSRKIFLIEFDADKEYIGKIKKDLDEILKEKLDKKPIIKIKIQGKKINLIDKDISDIIKKYGKFCIFSIQKKFEEGKLDKKIEILGKIREEKLSIEEMGMKILMDNLSEMKFNGEFNPEYLFSILSEDKIDIAFNILLNKQKTLGG
- a CDS encoding tRNA pseudouridine(54/55) synthase Pus10; this translates as MDVKEKLLTILKEGFVCDNCLGRQFGQLLSGFSNEERGKILRFYAGMLVDSGEDVKIDQSNLYGLKFHNIKIGVKKHGKCYICGDIFNDIKKGVEPILKELKRYEFDTFLIGTKLPGKLMLKEQKLWEKVGVDWCETLRSEINRILGKEVEKLTKKRMDRLMPDIVVLYDLETGKVELNVRSIYIYGKYQKLVRNIPQTTWKRRVYPVAVQDIIAKPFMMQTRAEAHRLHGAGREDVDVRCLGWRPFVLELIKPRKRGIKLTEGRKMINKSKKVKVKDLKIVDRKMVTRVKSIKPDKVYRCVVEFEKPLENLEEIKKLENSIIVQQTPRRVLGRRVDTTRKKKIKEIKYRVLGKKRLEIVVRTQAGTYVKELIHGDNGRTNPNIQDLINNKVKSIKLDVIKICD
- a CDS encoding DUF655 domain-containing protein, coding for MKDEYIIVLDFLPMGHPGSRKSEPIVQGIGEEYLNLLEVVVKDGVTAKAGDRLYIGEKDRDKVKYIKGKIKYDELTGYAKNELEYVLEGIIERNEKKFVDFFNDAKPVTTRLHSLELLQGIGKKHMWAIIKGRRSKRFESFKELRERVEMLPDPKKMIKNRIIDELKEKDRHRLFVK
- a CDS encoding signal recognition particle receptor subunit alpha; amino-acid sequence: MGKSISDLMGKILTRTTVDRDSVEALIKGLQRILLQNDVEVSLVYKLSQNIRERSLKSKIPEGLTLREHVTKVIYEEIVNLLGEQQETLIGKKRIMLVGLFGSGKTTTAAKLAKYLQKQGLKVGLIAADYHRPAAPQQLKQLGDQINVPVYYSDKKDPFEALKSGLSKFHKLDSIIIDTAGRDALDEELAKELRKMYEIAKPDEVLLVIPADIGRIAGKQATEFHKLANISGVIITKTDGTAKGGGALSACSATAAKVKFIGTGEKLDDFEAYDPVRFVSKLLGMGDLQGLLEKSKQLDVKEDDVNKILSGKFTLEDFYNQISGLQKMGPLDQILEMIPGMGHAIPEDLIKIQKEKLKKYKYIIDSMTKEEKTGEVEIHSSRIKRIARGAGVRESEVRELLKQYKQSKKLIKKLGGISGMKRGNLERLAKRLGIKI
- a CDS encoding SMC family ATPase, translating into MIERVQIKNWRSHLDSTLEFSPGINVLVGPIGSGKSSVMNAICFGLFGTFPDLQSRKLKLEDLIMNKPRVMDHSEIVVDFVVDGKRYSVMRVIERNKGTTYCEIRKEDQLIDSPSSQKITEVVEKLLKINYDLFSRVVYSEQNEIDYFLRLPRGERMKKIDNLLMIDRFEKVRSGVVTLGNRIFDIKRTIKNLIDSQDLENSKKMVHELEREIENLLDEKEILFKKIVEMRENKSILEKKLEKLEKEEKNLIELKNRKN
- a CDS encoding RNA polymerase Rpb4 family protein codes for the protein MEEIIEEKLLTNPEAEEILAERKKEIELGFEQKNTLDYLKKYNKTTANKARKMIEELSKIPKLRERDVIKIVNLMPEDLDDLRLVMEKEYTNLTEEEKKLILEIVNS
- a CDS encoding 50S ribosomal protein L21e, producing the protein MTHKPTGPQAKTRSLFSRRSREKTTVNKMLEEFEIGRRVLIKIDPSVQKGRPFRRFYGKSGVIVGKRGNSYIVKIKDGNKEKEVISLPVHLRSI